DNA sequence from the Halobacterium sp. DL1 genome:
GCGACCCTCTACACACAGGGCCGGGCGCCGGGTGCGAGCGTCGTGCTGGCGTCCCAGCGCCCGAGCGCGCTCCCCGAGGTCGCCATCTCGCAGTCGGACCTCGTTGTCGCTCACCGCCTCACCTCGCAGGCAGACGTCGACGCGCTTGCTGCGGCCCAGCCGAGGTACCTCGCGGGGTCGATCGCTTCGCGACTTCCGGGAGGTCGGGGCGAGGCGCTGGTCGTCGACGACGCGACGGAATCCGTGTGCACGGTTCGCGTCCGGGAGCGGCGGACCGAGCACGGCGGCGGAAGTGCTCGAGCGAGCGGCGGCTCCGCGTAGGAAGTGGTGATAATCGCGCTAACACCGCCCTACGCCCGGTGTAGGGCTGCGCTACTCTCCTCGGTGGTGACACCACTCCATCCCGAAACCCTACTTAAAGCTTTGGAGTGGGGGTAGTTCACACGGTCGGCGCGAATCAGCGTTTCAGGCCGCCTATCGCCGGGTATCGTGTGAACGCGTCACACGAATTCACGGCCGGGAATGGTGGAAATAACACAAAGTATTTACCAATACCGGGAGTGCATCAGTACACCCCTACCCATGGTGCCAGCGTCTAGTACCGCCCCGCATAGGGCGCGACTGACCAAGGTGCCGATGCAGACAAGATACAAACCATGACAAGCAACTCAGACAAACTCCGCGCGGTCTTCCTGACAGCGCTGATGATCGGCAGCGTCTTCGCTGCTGGCATCGCGTTCACGGGAAGTGCTGCTGCTACGGCCGAGTCCCTCGACTTGGGAAGTAGTGACGGTAACACCCACACGGTTGTAACGGACTCGACTCTCAGCAGCGTTGCGGTAGATGACACAGCTGACAAAGACGTTTCGACAATGCACGTCTTCGTCGACGAAAACGACAACGGTGAGTTCGACAGTGGCGAACTGGCTGCCACAAACGGGCCAGTCTACGCCGCTGGTGATAACGACATCTCCATCGATTCCCTCAATACTACCGGTATTGAATCGGGTACCTACGATGTCTATGCGTACGAGAACGAGTCGCTGAACGACGGCGACAGCTCGTTCGACACCAGCACGACGCTCGAACTCGCGGACGACGACACGAACTTCAACGACGGTGGCATCGTGTTCCAGGGTCAGACGGCAGCCTACGACGCCTTCGGCGATGGTGACAACTACGCCGCTGGCGGCTACACGCTCTACGAGCAGACTAGCTCCGACACGGGGTCGCCTGTCCGTGAGCTTGACACCAGCACCGGCTGGGTGAACGCGTCCACGTCCGGTCTCGACACCGGCACGACGTACTTCATCAGCAACGACGGTTCGACCCCGAGCTCCGATGCTGATGCAACGTTCACGATTCGAACGCAGGACTTCAGTACGAGTTTCGCTGCGGGTTCGGTCGCGAACGACGCTGAAGTCGACCTGACGTTCGAGTCGACGAACCGTCAGAACGCCGAGTACGACGTCTACGTGACGTCTAGTGGTCTCGACGACAGCGAACTCGTCGACATCTTCGACAACTTCGGCGCGTCGAACGTTGACGTCGACGGTGACACCACCGCCGACGGCGACGGCATCATGATCACCGTCGACGCTGGCGGTGACTTCACTGAAGGCGCGAACTTCACTGGCATCGACGCTGGTGAGTACTCCTTCGACTTCGACGTGACGGACACGACCGCCTCCGACAGCGCGAGCGTGAACGTCACGAACGCAGCCGAAGCGACCAGCCAGTTCGAGTCGATCACGCAGACGGCCCGTGGTGACATCGCCACGGTGAACGTCTCGCTGACCAGCGCGACCCAGGCGAGCATCCAGCTCGGGTCCGACGGCGTTGGTTACCTCGCGAACGTGACGGTCACGGACTCCAACGAGGACGGCTACGCGACGTTCAACATCAACACGTACACGATGGGGAAAAACACGGCCGCGAACGCCTCCGAGCCTGGTGTTGCGTACTACACCGGCGCTGAGGGCGACACCGTGGAATCCGTCGACATCGGTACGGAGGACCTCTCCGAGCCGATCGCTGACGGGAACTACCGCGCGACGGTCCGCACCGGTACGGACGTGACGGACACCGCGAACGACATCAGCCGTCTCTCGATCGTGCCGGCTGACGGCATGACCGGCCAGAACATCTGGACGGCACCCGGCGGCAGCGTGAACGCTCTCGCTGACGTCGTCAGCGACGCGCCGCTCTCCCAGGACGACTCCATCGCCGAGGGCGACTACCTCATCCACGAGGTCACCGCGAACGGCATCTACGGGGTTCTCCAGAACGCCTTGACCGACAGCGACACTGAGGCGCTCCTGAACGCGTCCGCGAATGGCGAGCTCTCGCTTGCGGTCGAGCAGACCGAAGCGAGCACGGGCCAGAACCGCGACCCGAAGACGCTCAACTACATGGAAGCGCTTGAGGACGGCAACGCGATTGCCGTTGCTGACTCCGCGAACAGCACGGTGTACATCGTTGCTGACCTCGCGAACGTCAACACCGAAAGCGGCGCTGACATCCAGTGGGACCAGGACGTCTACAACGCGTCGGTCACGCTGGACGCAGACAACACCCGCCTCGTGAGCGAGGACTCCACGACGTCCGCCGAGTTCTCGGCAGACGCGCTGGAGACGTCGCTCGCGATGGACGAGTACGAGGTCGAATCCGCGACCAACCAGTCCATCACGGCCGAGACGACGGCCGCTGACGGGACTGCGTTCAACGTGCTCGTTGAGTCGATCGAGACGCCCGGTGAGGGCTTCATCAAGCCTGACAACGAGGCAGTTGCCGAGGACGGCGAGGCAGTTGCCATGGTTGACTTCAGCGACGTCGAAGTCAACTCCACGTTCTCCATCAGCCTGGAGGACACTGACGGCGAGGTCGACTCCGCGACGGGTACGGTTGTCGAGTCGGCTGGTGGCACGACCACCACGACGACTGCGGAAGAGACGACGACGACCGCGGAAGAGACGACGACCGCGGAAGAGACGACCACCACGGAAGCGCCTGACGACACCACGACCACGGAGGACACGGGTGGCGACACGGGCGGTGACGACGGTGGCGACGGCGGCTCCGACGGCGGGATCCCCGGCTTCGGCATGGGTATCGCGCTGGTCGCCATCCTCGGCGCTGCGCTCCTCGCACTGCGCGAGTAACGCACGCTGAGAACCCCGACTGAATTCCACTCCATTTTCTTTCGCGCGCTACACTCCGACAGCGACAGCGTTCTCTCGCGTGCGACAACCCGACAGCGGCGGCGCCGTCCCCGGCGAGCGCGTGGGCGACCGACACGCATATTGTCGCGTCGTTCGTCCACCCTACCAACGATGACTGCCCTGACCGACACGCTCGCGTGGTTCGTCGTCGCGGCCTTCGGCGCGAGCGCGATCCTCCAGGGTGAGTCGCGGCGGACGAGCCGCTACGTGGCCGTCCTCGCGTGGGTGCTGTTCGCGGCGTTCTGGGCGCTACTGACGCCGCACTTCGCGTTCGTTCAGCGGAGCATCATCGAGGGCGTGCTGAGCGCGGCGGCGGTCCCGGCGTGCCTCTACACCGCCTACCTCGTCGGCTCCGGCCGGAAGGACCTCGAGACGCTGACGCGCGCGGTGGCCATCATGGGGCTTCTCTACCTTCCGTTCCAGACCATCGAGCCGCTGCGGCAGTTCGCCATCGAGTCCGTCGCCCAGCAGGCCAAGTGGGTGATGGCCCAACTCGGCTACCACCCGCCCATCGTGGACGGCGACCACGGCTACCATTCGCGGTTCGTCTTCGTCGGCGAGAACCGCATGACAGGGGAGGCCGGCCACCGGTTCACGACCACGGTGCTGCTGGCGTGCACGGGCGTCGGGAGCATGTCCATCGTCGGCGGCCTCGCGCTCGCGGTGAAGGCGCCGCTGCGCCGTCGCCTGCTCGCGCTCGCCATCACGCTCCCCGTCATCTACGGGCTGAACATCGTGCGCGTCGTCTTCATTGCCATCGCGCACGGCGAGCAGTGGTTCGCCGGCCAGACCGTCCAGAACGTAGTGTTCACGATGTTCGCCACGGGCGACGCGAACATGGTGTCGTACCTGTTCGCTGACCGTGTGCTCGCCCAGTCGCTGTCCGTCGTCGTGCTCGTGGCGCTGACCCTCGGCCTCCTCCGGGTCGTCCCGGAACTCGGCGGGGTCGTCGAGGACGTGGCCTACATCGCCACCGGCAACGAGTACGACGTCACCGAGCGGTTCGCGCAGTAACTGTCTCTCTTCGACGCCGACCGGTAACAGTCATTGATTCGCCAGATTCCGTGCAGCCATGGCTACTCGACTGCTGAGACTGAGCCGACGAGCGACGGCGCCGTGGCTACGAGCGAAGAATCCGGAGAAGTGGAAGCCAGCCTATCGGACGAGCAGTTCCTCGCCGCGCTCGACGACGATCTTGCACGGCGGCGTGATCTTGTTGTACGCGCGGCGGAACGCCTCCTTGACGGCCTCTGCCTGGTCGACCTCGCACCACGCGGTGAACAGGCGTTCGCCGGGGTAGATGCGGGCGGCGGTGCCGACCGGGACGCCGAACGCCTGGCGCATCCCGTCGGAGACACGGTCCGCACCCGCGCCAGTCGCCTGCTTGTTCTCCCGGATGATCTGGTGGGGGAACTTGCGGAGGCTCATCTTGTAGTTGCCCTCGCCGAGTTCCTTGATGAGGTGGCGGTTCGCAGAGAGGCGGGAGGCCTCGAGGCTCCCGTGGCGGAGCTGGCACTCCTCCTCGGGGGCGAGGCTGATCTGGACGGGGTAATCGTCCTTGTCTGCCTGCAGGTCGCCCATCTGGTGCTGTGCGATCTTCGAGCCCGGAATCCCCGTAACGTAGTCGCGACGGGTGTACGACGGCTTGTCGATCTTCCGGTACATGGAGGCCGGCTTCTCGGACATAGTTACTACTGTTGGCTCAGGGTCAGCGCGCGAATAAAGGCTTCGAACCCGTTCCCTCGGTTCGGCGCCCGCTACTCCCACGAGCGCGGCGTGTCGAGTCCCGCCCCCTGAACAGCCCCCACCGCGCTCCGTCACGAGTAGCGGCGGGACGCGCCCGGTACCCGGTCACTTTACGCCCGCCGGGGGCAACACGCTCGCATGACCTTCCGGGACTTCGACGCGCTCCGCGACGCGCTCGCGGCCGCCGACTTCGACCGCCCGCCGGCGTTCGTCGCCAACGCCCACGTCACGGGGCTCTCGGTGGCTCGGGCGCTCGACGCCCACGACGTGCCAGTGATCGCACTCGACCGCTCGGGCGACGGCGCGGCCCCGCCCTCGAACGCCGTCGACTACGCGGGCCAGGTTGCCTACCCGCTGGACGACCAGGCGGGCTTCCGCGAGGACGTCGAAGCGCTCGCCGCCGAACTCGACCACGACCCCGTCGCCTTCGGTTGCATGGACGAGTGGGCGCTCGCGTTCGCGGAGGCCGACCTCGAGGGCGTCCGCCTCCCGTTCGCGGACGTCGACACGCTCGACTCGGTGCTCGACAAGACCGCCCTGTACGACCGCTGCGAGGCGCTGGGCGTTCCCTACCCCGAGACCTACCAGCTCTCCCGGACCGACCCCGAGGCGGCCGCAGACGAACTCGGCTTCCCGCTCGTCGTCAAACCTGCCCGCAAGCGGGAGTTCGAGGAGGCCGTGGGCACGAACGTCATCGAGGTCGCCGACCGCGAGGAGTACCTCGACGTCGTCGAGATGGCTCGGGAGACTGGCATCGAAATCATGGCCCAGGAGAAGGTCCCGGTCGCGCGCGGGGAGGACCACTCGCTGGCCTCCTACGTCCCCGAGGACGGTGACCCGCTGGCGGTCGTCGGGAACGCCCGCGTTCGTGCACCCCTGGGATACGGCACGTCCTGTGTCGTCGAGCGCGTCGAACGGCCCGAAATCGAGGAGCGAGCTCTCGCGGTCGTCGAGGACGCTGGCTACTACGGCATCAGCGAAGCGGAGTTCGTCTACGACCGCGACCGCGACGACTTCGTGCTGCTCGACGTGAACACGCGACCGTGGAAGTGGATCAGCATGCCCGTCGCCGCCGGCGCGAACCTCCCGATGGCGGCCTACGCAGACGCCACCGGCGCCGACTACGACCCCGGCCCGCTCACGGACGCGCGCTGGGTCTCACTCGCGGACTACCTCCCGCTGGTTGCGGGCGGCGAACTCGCGGACGTCCTCGCAAGCGACGACTGGCAAGCTCTCGTCTCCGGCGAGTTCGAGACCACCGGCGACCTCACGACCGCTGTCTACCGGCCGAGTGACCCCGCACCCATCGCCCACCGCCTCGACGTGGAGTTCGGCAGTCGGGACTACTACTGCTCCTGCTGAGGTTCAAGTACGAAGCCGGGACCAACCCAGCCCGTGACCTGATCGTCGCCCAGCGTGGATCCGCGGTTGTGCGACACACCACGCCGGATTCCCGACGTCGCCTGCCAGCCCTCATTCCAGCGAGCGTTGCCGCCGTCGATGACAACGCCACGCGCCCGCCGGTGCCGGCCCGGCTAAACCCCGGCCGCTCGAACCCCGGGTGATGAGCGACCGGCTCCACCTCAACCTCTTCACGATGAACGCCGTGGAGCACGTCTCCGTCGGGTCGTGGCGGCTCCCCGGTGACCAGTCACACCGCTACAGCGACCTGGAGTACTGGACCGACGTGGCACGCACCGCGGAACGCGGCGGCTTCGACGCCGTGTTCTTCGCGGACGTCCGCGGCATCTACGACGTCTACGGCGACGACAGGGAAACCGCCGTCGAGAAGGCGGTGCAGACGCCGTCGAACGACCCCGCGTACCTCGTGCCGGCGATGGCCGAGGTTACAGACGACCTGGGCTTCGCCATCACGAAGTCGACGTCGTACAATCACCCCTACCAGCTCGCCCGCGAGTTCTCCACGCTCGACCACCTCACTGACGGCCGCGTCGCGTTCAACGTCGTCACCTCCTACCTGGAGTCGGCCGCCGCGAACCTCGGCTTCGACGAGCGCATGGACCACGACGAGCGCTACGACCGCGCCGACGAGTTCATGGACGTCGCGTACGCGCTCTGGGAGCACTCCTGGGACGACGACGCCGTCGTCGCCGACCGGGAGAACGCCACCTTCACCGACCCCGAGACGGTCCACGCCATCGACCACGAGGGCGAGCACTTCGACGTGCCCGGACCCCACGGCGCCGAGCCATCTCCCCAGCGCACGCCGGTCATCTACCAGGCCGGCTCCTCCGACCGCGGCCGCGAGTTCGCCGCGAAGCACGCGGAAGCGGTGTTCGTCAGCCAGCCATCAACGGACGCCGTCCGCGACTACGTCGAGGACCTCCGGGAGCGTGCCGCGGCCCACGGTCGCGACCCCGACGATCTCGCCTTCTTCCCGGGCATCGTTCCGGTGGTCGGCGAGACGGAGGCGGTCGCGGAGGCGAAACACGACGCCTACCGCGACGCCATCGACACGGAGGGCGTGCTCGCGCTCCTGTCCGGGTTCGTCGACGTGGACCTCTCGGCACTCGACCCCGACCAGCAACTGGAGCACATCGAGACGGAGGCGATCCAGGGCGTCGTCAACGCGTTCACCGCGAACGACGACCGCGACTGGACCGTCCGGGAGGTCGCGGAGTTCGCCGGCCTTGGCACCACCTCGCCGGTCGTCGTCGGGACGCCCGAGCAGGTCGCCGACGAGTTCGAGCACTGGTTCGACGAGGTTGGCGTCGACGGCTTCAACGTGAAGGAGGTCGCGCGCCCGGGCAGTCTCCGAGACTTCGTCGACCTCGTCGTCCCCGAGCTGCGCGAACGCGACCTGCTCGCCGACGCGCCCGAAGGCGAGACGCTGCGGGAGCGCACGTTCGGCCGGCGCGGTCTCCCCGACGGCCACCCCGGGCGCGAGTAACCCCGACGCCGGCTGCCGGTCCGGCGAGGGCAACGGTTTTCCCCCCTGATTGCGTGGCCGCAAGCGATGGCAGACACCGCAGCGGACGGCGACCAGCGGATTCACGTGGGCGAAACGGCCGACGGCGAGCGCCTGGAGTTCCCCATCGTGGAGATGCTCACCGGCCGCGGGTTCGTCACGGGCAAGTCCGGGTCCGGGAAGTCGAACACCACCAGCGTCGTCGTCGAGGAACTGCTGGAGGCCGGCTACCCCGTCCTCATCGTCGACACGGACGGCGAGTACTACGGACTCAAGGAGGAGTACGAACTCCTGCACGCGGGCGCCGACGAGGAGTGCGACATCCAGGTGAACGTCGAGCACGCCCAGAAACTCGCGAACCTCGCGCTCGAGGAGAACGTCCCCATCATCCTCGATGTCTCGGGCTACCTCGACGACAACGAGGCCGACGAACTCCTCCGGGAGACGGTCCGACACCTCTTCGCCAAGGAGAAGAAACTGAAGAAGCCGTTCCTGCTCGTCGTCGAGGAGTGCCACGAGTACATCCCCGAGGGCGGCGGCGTCGGGGAGACGGGCAACCTCCTCATCAAGGTGGGCAAGCGCGGCCGCAAGCACGGCCTCGGCGTCGTCGGCATCAGCCAGCGCCCGGCGGACGTGAAGAAGGACTTCATCACGCAGGCGAACTGGCTGGTCTGGCACCGCCTCACCTGGGAGAACGACACGAAGGTCGTCGGGCGAATCGTCGGCACCGAGTACGCCGACGACGTCGTCGACCTGGGGGACGGCGAGGCGTTCATCCAGACCGACTGGAGCGACGAGATGGTCCGACGCGTCCAGTTCAAGCGCAAGCGCACGTTCGACGCGGGCGCGACGCCCGGTCTCGACGACTTCGAGCGCCCGGACCTGAAGTCCGTCAGCGGGTCGTTGATGGAGGACCTCGGCGACATCACCGACCGGAAGGAACAGGAGCGCGACCGCATCGCGGAACTGGAGTCGAAGATCGAGAACCGCGAGGAGCGCATCGCGGAACTGGAGTCCGAACTGGAGACCGCCCGCGACGTCTCGGCGGCCGCCCGGAAGATGGCGAACGCGCTCGCCCACGGCGACGGCGCGCCGCCCGACAGCTACCAGTCGACGCTCCAGACGAAGAACGAGCAGATCGAGCGCCTCGAATCCCGGCTCGCGGAACTCGAGTCGAAGGTCGGGGACGCCGAGTCGACCGTGGCGGCGGACGAGGCGCCCGTCGACAGTACGACGGAGACCGGCGAGGAGTCGACCGCGGACGAAGAGTCTGCACCGGCCGTAGATTCTCCGGAGGGGGACGACACGGAGGGGGACAGCGCGTTCGTCTTCGACGAGACGGCCGACGAGGAGGGGGGCCGGGACGCCCTGGTCGAGGCAGTACAGGACCGGCTCCGGCGGCGCGGCGAGCGCCTACAACTCCAGGACGGCGCCGGTGAGGACCAGCCGGCACCTGAGGCCGTCGTCGACCTCTTGCAGGCGCCGCCGGTCGTCATCCGCGTGAACGCCTCGCGGCGCGAGTCGAAGTGCAACGACGACGCCGCCTGGGACATCGTCTCCGACCTCGCGACGAATCCGGGCGCGTCCGCACACGACCTGGCGGACGCCGCGGACGTGGACGTCGAGGCGGCGCACACGCTGCTCAGCGAACTCCGCGCCCGCGACCTGGTGGTCCGCGAGAACCACGAGTACGCGTTCAACGCTGAGACGATGCGGACGCTCGTCGAGCGCGACGACCCGACGAAGCCCCGGACGGAACTGCGCGACCAGTGGAAACCCTAGGGGCTGCACCAGACCTTTCCTCGTCGCGGCCGGACGTCCTGTATGGCGCTCCACAACGACAGCGACACGTTCGACGTCGGCGGCGACCGCACCGTCCACCGCCTCGGCTTCGGCGCGATGCGCGTCACCGGTGAGGACATCATCGGACGCCCCGAGGACGAGGCGGCGGCCCGCGACGTGCTCCGGCGCGCGGTGGACCTGGGCGTCGACTTCGTCGACACCGCGGACTCCTACGGGCCCGGCGTGAGCGAGCGGCTGATCCGCGAAGCGGACCTTCCCGAGAACGTCCTCGTAGCGACGAAGGCCGGTATGCTGCGGGACCACTCGGGCGAGTGGCTCCCCCACGGCGACCCGGACTACATCCGAAACCAGGCGCTGGCCTCCATCGATCGTCTCGGCGTCGACTCCATCGACCTCTACCAGTTCCACCGCCCCGACCCCGAGACGCCGTTCGAGGACTCCGTCCATGCGTTCGCCGAACTGCAAGACGAGGGGCTGGTCGACCACGTCGGGCTGAGCAACGTCTCCGTCGACCAGTTAGAGACCGCACGCGACATCGTCGACGTGGCGACCGTCCAGAACTCCTACAACGTCGCCGACCGCGAACACGAGGACGTGCTCTCGGCCTGCGAGGAGTACGACATCGGCTTCATCCCCTACTTCCCGATGGGCGGCGGCGACCTCGACGAAAAGCAGGACGCCCTGGAGGCGGTCGCCGCAGACCACGACGCCACCGTCCGGCAGGTGGCGCTCGCGTGGCTGCTCGACCACTCGGACGTGACGCTCCCGATTCCCGGCACCTCCAGCGTCGACCACCTGGAGGCGAACGTCGCCGCGAGCCACCTCGAGCTGACGGACGAGGACCGCGCGCGGCTGGAGTAACGCAGCGACCGCTGCTGGACATGGACCGACCGCAGAACTGAGACACCGCTCGCTGGTCGGTGTGAACGTTCGAAAAACGATGCCTCCAAGCCAGCGTCAGAGACGCCGGCGGGTTCCCGAGTTACAGGCGGGTGACGTTCGTCGCGCGCGGGCCCTTGTCGGCCTGCTCGATGTCGAACTCCACTTCCTGTCCCTCCTCGAGATCCGGACCGCCGACGTCCTCCATGTGGAAGAAAACGTCCTCGTCCGCGTCGTCAGTCTCGATGAAACCGTAGCCGCCCGTGTCGTTGAAGAAGTCAACCGTGCCTTCTGCCATTGCAAACTATCCACAGGCGTTTCTCACCCATAATACTTGTGGGGTTGCTCAGGAGGGCGGAGAATAGCGTAGAGGGTGTATAGCTGGTGCTAGACGCTCGATATGCGAAATCGGGGTTCGAGCGTGACGGCCGCTCAGCTCCGGCAGATGTCGTGCAGGTCGTCGAGGCAGTCGATGTCCCAGGTCGGCCAGACGTTCAGGTCCCAGGACTGCCGGTGGGGGCGCCGGATGAACGCCGAGTCGATGCCCGCGTTCTCCGCGGCGCGCACGTCGGACTCGTTGTCCCCGACGAACAGCGCGGAGTCGGCGTCGAGGTCCGCGAGCGCGAGGTCGATGTAGTGG
Encoded proteins:
- a CDS encoding cytochrome oxidase subunit I — encoded protein: MTALTDTLAWFVVAAFGASAILQGESRRTSRYVAVLAWVLFAAFWALLTPHFAFVQRSIIEGVLSAAAVPACLYTAYLVGSGRKDLETLTRAVAIMGLLYLPFQTIEPLRQFAIESVAQQAKWVMAQLGYHPPIVDGDHGYHSRFVFVGENRMTGEAGHRFTTTVLLACTGVGSMSIVGGLALAVKAPLRRRLLALAITLPVIYGLNIVRVVFIAIAHGEQWFAGQTVQNVVFTMFATGDANMVSYLFADRVLAQSLSVVVLVALTLGLLRVVPELGGVVEDVAYIATGNEYDVTERFAQ
- a CDS encoding 50S ribosomal protein L16, producing the protein MSEKPASMYRKIDKPSYTRRDYVTGIPGSKIAQHQMGDLQADKDDYPVQISLAPEEECQLRHGSLEASRLSANRHLIKELGEGNYKMSLRKFPHQIIRENKQATGAGADRVSDGMRQAFGVPVGTAARIYPGERLFTAWCEVDQAEAVKEAFRRAYNKITPPCKIVVERGEELLVR
- a CDS encoding carboxylate-amine ligase, translated to MTFRDFDALRDALAAADFDRPPAFVANAHVTGLSVARALDAHDVPVIALDRSGDGAAPPSNAVDYAGQVAYPLDDQAGFREDVEALAAELDHDPVAFGCMDEWALAFAEADLEGVRLPFADVDTLDSVLDKTALYDRCEALGVPYPETYQLSRTDPEAAADELGFPLVVKPARKREFEEAVGTNVIEVADREEYLDVVEMARETGIEIMAQEKVPVARGEDHSLASYVPEDGDPLAVVGNARVRAPLGYGTSCVVERVERPEIEERALAVVEDAGYYGISEAEFVYDRDRDDFVLLDVNTRPWKWISMPVAAGANLPMAAYADATGADYDPGPLTDARWVSLADYLPLVAGGELADVLASDDWQALVSGEFETTGDLTTAVYRPSDPAPIAHRLDVEFGSRDYYCSC
- a CDS encoding N5,N10-methylene tetrahydromethanopterin reductase — its product is MSDRLHLNLFTMNAVEHVSVGSWRLPGDQSHRYSDLEYWTDVARTAERGGFDAVFFADVRGIYDVYGDDRETAVEKAVQTPSNDPAYLVPAMAEVTDDLGFAITKSTSYNHPYQLAREFSTLDHLTDGRVAFNVVTSYLESAAANLGFDERMDHDERYDRADEFMDVAYALWEHSWDDDAVVADRENATFTDPETVHAIDHEGEHFDVPGPHGAEPSPQRTPVIYQAGSSDRGREFAAKHAEAVFVSQPSTDAVRDYVEDLRERAAAHGRDPDDLAFFPGIVPVVGETEAVAEAKHDAYRDAIDTEGVLALLSGFVDVDLSALDPDQQLEHIETEAIQGVVNAFTANDDRDWTVREVAEFAGLGTTSPVVVGTPEQVADEFEHWFDEVGVDGFNVKEVARPGSLRDFVDLVVPELRERDLLADAPEGETLRERTFGRRGLPDGHPGRE
- a CDS encoding oxidoreductase, with product MALHNDSDTFDVGGDRTVHRLGFGAMRVTGEDIIGRPEDEAAARDVLRRAVDLGVDFVDTADSYGPGVSERLIREADLPENVLVATKAGMLRDHSGEWLPHGDPDYIRNQALASIDRLGVDSIDLYQFHRPDPETPFEDSVHAFAELQDEGLVDHVGLSNVSVDQLETARDIVDVATVQNSYNVADREHEDVLSACEEYDIGFIPYFPMGGGDLDEKQDALEAVAADHDATVRQVALAWLLDHSDVTLPIPGTSSVDHLEANVAASHLELTDEDRARLE
- a CDS encoding cold-shock protein, encoding MAEGTVDFFNDTGGYGFIETDDADEDVFFHMEDVGGPDLEEGQEVEFDIEQADKGPRATNVTRL